A stretch of the Candidatus Nealsonbacteria bacterium genome encodes the following:
- a CDS encoding GIY-YIG nuclease family protein: MWYVYLLSSKKTDRWYIGSTKDLRKRILSHNSSKNKSTKYGAPWKFIYCEINLNKKDARAREKYLKSGMGRRYLKNRLKFFFAKGF, from the coding sequence ATATGGTACGTATATTTATTATCTAGTAAAAAGACTGACCGTTGGTATATTGGTTCAACTAAGGATTTACGAAAAAGAATTTTAAGCCACAATTCAAGTAAAAATAAATCGACAAAATACGGGGCACCATGGAAATTTATATACTGCGAAATTAATCTAAATAAGAAAGATGCCCGAGCGCGAGAAAAGTATCTAAAATCTGGAATGGGCAGAAGATACCTAAAGAACAGATTAAAATTCTTTTTCGCCAAGGGCTTCTAA
- a CDS encoding KH domain-containing protein, which yields MAKVNDKDFLEHIVKSLVDNPDDVKVDRKVDEMGVLLSLKVNPEDMGQIIGREGSTARAIRNLVRIVGLKNHARVNLKIEEPEGDKATRGRKITSAPSGGEELEDLKL from the coding sequence ATGGCTAAAGTAAATGACAAAGATTTCCTTGAGCACATTGTTAAGTCTTTAGTTGATAATCCTGATGATGTTAAAGTTGACCGAAAGGTTGACGAAATGGGAGTCTTGCTTTCTTTGAAAGTAAACCCAGAGGACATGGGTCAGATTATTGGCCGAGAAGGATCAACTGCTAGAGCAATTAGGAATCTGGTTCGGATTGTCGGGCTAAAAAATCACGCCAGAGTCAATCTTAAAATCGAAGAGCCAGAAGGCGATAAAGCTACTCGAGGAAGAAAAATAACATCAGCTCCGAGCGGAGGAGAAGAGCTGGAAGATTTGAAACTGTAA
- a CDS encoding ribonuclease HII, translated as MRTPYLKEEKRLWKKGYKRVACLDEAGRGPLAGPVVAAAVTLKSIRGIGDKLVQIHELKDSKKLTSAKREKLYKLITKNPVIEWQTARVSEKVIDKINIKNAAELAMFRAVQKLKLLPDFLIIDGKFLKNNGLKNIKHRLIIKADEKVFSCIAASIVAKVTRDRIMQKYHEKYPRYGFNQHKGYPTEYHKRMLKKYGICKIHRKTYKPIAKLSNSSIELDFLS; from the coding sequence ATGAGAACCCCTTACCTGAAAGAGGAAAAAAGATTATGGAAAAAAGGATACAAAAGGGTGGCCTGTTTAGACGAAGCGGGCCGTGGTCCTTTGGCGGGACCCGTAGTGGCAGCCGCGGTGACATTAAAATCAATTCGGGGAATTGGCGATAAATTGGTGCAAATTCATGAACTCAAGGATTCCAAGAAATTAACATCAGCTAAAAGAGAAAAACTCTACAAGCTTATAACTAAGAATCCAGTAATAGAGTGGCAAACAGCCAGGGTTTCAGAAAAAGTTATTGATAAAATCAATATTAAAAACGCTGCAGAGTTGGCCATGTTTCGAGCTGTCCAGAAATTGAAGCTTCTTCCTGATTTTTTAATCATTGATGGCAAGTTTTTAAAAAATAATGGACTAAAAAATATAAAACACAGGCTAATTATAAAGGCTGATGAGAAAGTATTTTCTTGTATTGCAGCTTCAATTGTTGCCAAAGTTACCCGCGATAGAATAATGCAAAAATACCATGAAAAATATCCTCGTTACGGATTTAATCAGCACAAAGGTTATCCGACAGAGTATCACAAAAGAATGCTGAAAAAATACGGCATTTGTAAAATCCACAGGAAGACATATAAACCAATTGCTAAATTGTCAAATAGTTCAATAGAACTTGATTTTTTGAGTTAA
- a CDS encoding 50S ribosomal protein L32 codes for MAVPKQRHTKSRRNKRRMHLFLEAPNLSLCPKCGKEVLSHTLCWNCGLYNNREVIDVLKKLTKKERKQREKEEKTREKEGKEKIKEKSLTWEGLSKK; via the coding sequence ATGGCGGTTCCTAAACAAAGACATACAAAATCTAGAAGAAATAAGCGCCGAATGCATCTTTTTCTTGAAGCGCCAAATTTATCTCTTTGCCCGAAATGCGGCAAAGAGGTTTTATCTCATACCCTCTGTTGGAATTGTGGATTATATAATAACAGAGAAGTAATTGATGTTTTGAAGAAACTGACTAAAAAAGAAAGAAAGCAACGAGAAAAAGAGGAGAAGACAAGAGAGAAAGAAGGAAAAGAGAAGATAAAAGAAAAATCCTTAACTTGGGAAGGATTATCAAAGAAATAG
- the rnc gene encoding ribonuclease III, with amino-acid sequence MNFVHDFSQLEKRLNLKFKNKDLLIQAFCHRSYLNENPKFHLEHNERLEFLGDAVLELIITGHLYQNYPKKSEGDLTNWRAALVNSKMLARVAQEIDLNGFLLLSRGEVKEMGKARQCILANTFEALIGALYLDQGYDVCQKFITKHLTGKLPHIIEAGLYKDSKSLFQEEAQERTGITPIYQVLKERGPDHTKHFIVGVLLNKELVAEGEGFSKQEAEEAAAKKALEVKKW; translated from the coding sequence ATGAATTTTGTGCACGACTTTTCTCAGCTAGAAAAAAGACTAAACCTTAAATTTAAAAACAAAGATCTTTTAATCCAAGCTTTCTGCCACAGATCTTATTTAAATGAAAATCCAAAATTTCATTTAGAGCATAATGAAAGATTAGAGTTTTTAGGGGACGCTGTCTTGGAATTAATCATTACTGGACATCTTTATCAAAATTACCCCAAAAAATCAGAAGGAGACTTAACTAACTGGAGAGCAGCTTTGGTTAACTCAAAAATGCTAGCCCGGGTTGCCCAAGAGATTGATTTGAACGGTTTTCTCTTGCTTTCCCGAGGAGAAGTTAAAGAAATGGGGAAAGCTCGTCAGTGTATTTTAGCTAACACTTTTGAGGCGTTAATAGGCGCTCTTTATCTTGATCAAGGATACGATGTTTGCCAAAAATTTATTACCAAACATTTAACAGGAAAGCTTCCCCATATCATTGAGGCCGGTCTTTATAAAGATTCGAAATCTCTTTTCCAGGAAGAAGCCCAAGAAAGAACGGGAATTACTCCCATTTATCAAGTTTTAAAAGAGCGGGGGCCAGACCATACCAAGCATTTTATAGTAGGCGTTCTCCTTAATAAAGAATTAGTCGCTGAGGGAGAGGGCTTTTCAAAACAGGAGGCAGAGGAGGCAGCAGCCAAAAAAGCTTTAGAAGTTAAAAAATGGTAA
- the rpsP gene encoding 30S ribosomal protein S16 — translation MLVIRLLRVGKKNQPVFRIVVTEKKNAPKSGSFLEIVGFYNPITKEKNLKAERIKYWLSVGAQPSGTVHNLLVTGKIIEAKKVSVHKKKKVEAEKSAKEPAKETLTKKDEAESPKKEKDKKPEEAKPEDSRKEEKPAVSAEASLAPKGREEKPKEEPKKEEKPEKEIREKPAEKQEEKSKKEKPEEKPKEGAKEEKKEGEPEKKIERESKGE, via the coding sequence ATGTTAGTTATTAGACTCTTAAGAGTTGGTAAAAAAAATCAGCCAGTTTTCAGGATCGTAGTGACAGAAAAAAAGAATGCACCAAAAAGTGGCAGTTTTCTTGAGATTGTCGGTTTTTATAACCCCATAACTAAAGAAAAGAATTTAAAGGCAGAAAGGATTAAATACTGGCTGTCAGTTGGAGCCCAGCCTTCGGGTACGGTTCATAATTTATTGGTAACTGGTAAAATTATTGAAGCAAAGAAAGTTTCTGTGCACAAGAAGAAGAAAGTGGAGGCCGAAAAATCCGCAAAAGAGCCGGCGAAAGAAACCTTAACTAAGAAAGATGAAGCTGAAAGCCCAAAGAAAGAGAAAGATAAAAAACCGGAAGAAGCAAAACCAGAAGACTCCAGGAAAGAGGAGAAACCAGCCGTTTCAGCAGAGGCGAGCCTCGCCCCGAAAGGGCGGGAAGAAAAACCGAAAGAAGAGCCTAAAAAAGAGGAAAAACCAGAAAAGGAAATAAGGGAGAAACCAGCAGAAAAACAAGAGGAAAAATCAAAGAAAGAAAAACCCGAGGAAAAACCGAAAGAGGGAGCAAAAGAAGAAAAAAAAGAGGGAGAACCAGAGAAAAAAATAGAGAGGGAGTCAAAAGGGGAGTGA
- a CDS encoding NADP-dependent malic enzyme produces MDYNKKSLELHKKKHGKLEIKSKFPIRNRHDLSIAYTPGVAAVSNELKKHFKKAFEYTIKGNTVAIISDGSAVLGLGNIGPYAALPVMEGKAILFKKFANIDAWPIVLATQNTEEIIDIVKALAPGFGGINLEDIAAPRCFEIEKLLQDIGIPVFHDDQHGAAIVILAALINAVKVVKKRFENLKIVILGAGAAGTATANLLLCLDGVLGERSIPKNVCTRVREIIVVDRQGIISPYDRKMNLYRKALLLHTNSEKIKGGIHTALKGADVLIGVSGPNIVTQKMIRSMAENPIVFALANPVPEIMPDKALQAGAKVVGTGRSDFPNQINNVLAFPGVFRGALDARVARITTDMKVAAVYALANMVRHPSKERILPSIFQNRVADVVAKAVEKAVKIKPRSL; encoded by the coding sequence ATGGATTACAATAAGAAGTCATTAGAGCTTCATAAAAAGAAACACGGAAAGCTTGAGATAAAATCAAAATTTCCAATCAGGAATCGCCACGACTTAAGCATCGCCTATACTCCCGGAGTTGCTGCTGTAAGTAACGAGTTAAAAAAACACTTTAAAAAGGCCTTTGAGTACACAATAAAAGGAAATACAGTTGCTATTATTTCAGACGGTTCAGCGGTGCTCGGACTTGGTAATATTGGTCCTTATGCCGCCTTACCGGTCATGGAAGGCAAGGCAATACTTTTTAAAAAATTCGCCAATATCGACGCTTGGCCTATTGTTCTGGCTACCCAAAATACAGAAGAGATTATTGATATTGTGAAAGCTTTGGCTCCGGGATTTGGAGGTATTAATCTGGAAGATATAGCAGCTCCGCGTTGTTTTGAGATTGAAAAACTTCTGCAAGATATCGGTATTCCTGTTTTTCATGATGATCAGCATGGGGCAGCAATTGTTATTCTGGCTGCTCTTATTAACGCCGTGAAAGTGGTCAAAAAGCGCTTTGAAAATTTAAAAATCGTTATTCTTGGAGCCGGAGCAGCCGGTACCGCAACTGCCAATCTTTTGTTATGTTTAGATGGTGTTCTTGGGGAACGCTCAATACCAAAAAATGTATGTACTCGGGTGCGAGAAATTATTGTGGTAGATAGACAAGGAATTATTTCTCCTTATGATCGGAAGATGAATCTTTATCGCAAAGCTCTTCTTTTACATACTAATTCTGAGAAGATTAAAGGGGGGATTCATACAGCCCTTAAGGGCGCGGATGTTCTGATTGGAGTATCGGGACCCAATATTGTAACCCAGAAAATGATTCGTTCTATGGCAGAAAATCCCATTGTTTTTGCTTTAGCAAATCCTGTTCCCGAAATTATGCCAGACAAAGCCTTACAAGCTGGGGCCAAAGTGGTAGGAACAGGACGAAGTGATTTTCCTAACCAGATTAATAATGTTCTGGCCTTTCCCGGAGTATTTCGAGGAGCCCTTGATGCTCGGGTAGCACGCATTACAACCGACATGAAAGTTGCCGCCGTCTATGCTTTGGCTAATATGGTCCGTCATCCTTCAAAAGAGCGCATTTTGCCGTCTATCTTTCAAAATAGGGTGGCAGACGTTGTAGCTAAAGCCGTGGAAAAAGCAGTAAAGATAAAACCTAGAAGCCTATAA
- the sodN gene encoding superoxide dismutase, Ni has protein sequence MINFFPKITAQAHCDIPCSIYEPTPAKIAAKTVLRMVEQLEVFRPPKDSSDAKAILQYHNTISRRIAIKEEHAQICKKELYTLWSDFFKPEHLEKFPNLHDLFWQATKLCSKNKQEINKGAAEKLVGAVDEIAKIFYEVKNTPARYRAYKELTDKLY, from the coding sequence ATGATAAATTTTTTTCCAAAAATTACAGCTCAAGCTCACTGTGATATTCCTTGCTCAATTTATGAGCCCACGCCTGCCAAAATAGCCGCCAAGACCGTTTTAAGAATGGTTGAGCAATTAGAAGTGTTCAGGCCACCTAAAGATTCGAGTGACGCTAAAGCTATACTGCAGTATCATAATACTATTTCCCGTAGGATCGCTATTAAAGAAGAACACGCTCAAATTTGCAAAAAAGAGCTTTACACTTTATGGTCTGATTTTTTTAAGCCAGAGCATCTTGAGAAATTTCCTAATCTGCATGATCTTTTTTGGCAGGCGACAAAACTTTGTTCTAAAAATAAACAGGAAATAAATAAAGGGGCAGCCGAGAAATTAGTTGGGGCCGTTGATGAGATCGCTAAAATTTTCTATGAAGTCAAAAATACTCCAGCAAGATATCGGGCCTACAAAGAGCTCACCGACAAACTTTACTAA
- the nusB gene encoding transcription antitermination factor NusB: MASRHLSRSIAIQSLYEWDFSGQKSKALEKIVERNIKEFGPGLENQSFVWQLITGVVGHLSQIDKIIGQAAPEWPINQITIVDRNVLRIGLSELLYGNKEEVPPKVAINEAIELAKTFGGESSGKFINGVLGTVYKEIEK, encoded by the coding sequence ATGGCCTCTCGACATTTATCACGTTCAATTGCCATACAATCTTTATATGAGTGGGATTTCTCCGGGCAAAAATCCAAAGCCCTTGAGAAAATTGTTGAAAGAAACATTAAAGAATTTGGCCCGGGATTAGAGAATCAGAGCTTTGTCTGGCAATTAATTACAGGAGTTGTCGGGCATCTTTCTCAAATTGACAAAATTATTGGACAGGCAGCTCCTGAATGGCCGATAAATCAGATAACAATTGTAGACCGGAACGTTTTAAGGATTGGACTTTCTGAATTGTTATATGGTAATAAAGAAGAAGTCCCGCCAAAAGTAGCGATAAATGAAGCCATTGAATTAGCAAAGACTTTCGGCGGCGAATCTTCTGGGAAATTTATTAATGGCGTTTTGGGAACAGTTTACAAAGAAATAGAGAAGTAA